A genomic stretch from Hypnocyclicus thermotrophus includes:
- a CDS encoding LpxI family protein, with amino-acid sequence MQKIGLIAGKGELPNYFIKQAEKKGIEVFPIGFFDEINDEIKKHKNFIKVNIGELGKIISYLIINKISKLMMIGKVEKNTIFQNIKFDETFSDLLSNLPDQKDETLLMGIIGILQKSGIDILPQNYMLDDLITEEKVYTNIDVDLSDIETVKVGIEGAKALTSIDVGQTVVVKDKSVVTLEGIEGTDETIKRAYKYAGEGCIIVKLARPNQDLRADTPVIGLDTVKQAVEIKAKGIVIEANKMLFFEQEESIALANKNKLFIKAIKR; translated from the coding sequence ATGCAAAAGATAGGATTAATAGCTGGGAAGGGAGAACTACCTAATTATTTTATAAAACAAGCTGAAAAAAAAGGAATAGAAGTGTTTCCAATTGGATTTTTTGATGAAATAAATGATGAAATAAAAAAGCATAAAAATTTTATAAAAGTAAATATAGGAGAACTTGGGAAAATAATTTCTTATTTAATCATAAATAAAATATCAAAATTAATGATGATTGGTAAGGTAGAAAAAAATACTATATTTCAAAATATAAAATTTGATGAAACTTTTTCGGATTTACTTTCAAATCTTCCAGATCAAAAAGACGAAACACTTTTAATGGGAATAATAGGAATTCTTCAAAAAAGTGGAATAGATATATTGCCACAAAATTATATGTTAGACGATTTAATTACTGAAGAAAAAGTATATACGAATATAGACGTAGATTTAAGTGATATAGAAACTGTAAAAGTTGGAATAGAAGGCGCGAAAGCCTTAACCTCTATTGATGTGGGACAAACTGTTGTTGTAAAAGATAAATCTGTAGTAACTCTAGAAGGAATAGAAGGAACAGATGAAACAATAAAAAGAGCTTATAAATATGCTGGTGAAGGATGTATTATTGTAAAATTGGCAAGGCCTAATCAAGATTTAAGAGCAGATACGCCTGTAATAGGATTGGATACAGTAAAACAAGCTGTCGAAATAAAAGCAAAAGGAATAGTAATAGAAGCTAATAAAATGCTATTTTTTGAACAAGAGGAATCTATAGCTTTAGCAAATAAAAATAAATTATTTATTAAAGCTATAAAAAGATAG
- the lpxB gene encoding lipid-A-disaccharide synthase produces MKYFVSTGELSGDVHLSYLLNEIKNEDKNAEFYGMAGDNSKKVGVNLLQHIDDIAVMGFKEAAMKYNYLKKKLDFFINFILKNNIKKVILVDYGGFNIKFLEKLKQVDSRIKVYYYIPPKVWIWGEKRVEKLKLADKLLVIFPWELEFYKNKNIDVKYYGNPFIEKYKKIEKKGEKILILPGSRKQEITKILPTLLKVVDKLKNEKFILKLANKKSLSYIKKDLSKYHNLEVSYDELNNCIKKSKYAIATSGTVVLELALLGLPGIVVYKTSIINEIIVRLFIKLKYVSLPNLTLNEEVYPELLQNNFNLDKIIEKIEYIEKNKKEINKKINEIRNKLGGKNIVKKYAQYIINN; encoded by the coding sequence GTGAAATATTTTGTATCTACTGGTGAGTTATCTGGAGATGTTCACTTATCATATTTATTAAATGAAATAAAAAATGAAGATAAAAATGCTGAGTTTTATGGAATGGCAGGTGATAACTCAAAAAAAGTAGGTGTGAATTTACTTCAACATATAGATGATATTGCTGTTATGGGTTTTAAAGAAGCAGCAATGAAATATAATTATTTAAAGAAAAAGTTAGACTTTTTTATAAATTTTATTTTAAAAAATAATATTAAAAAAGTTATTTTAGTAGATTATGGAGGATTTAATATAAAATTTTTAGAAAAATTAAAACAAGTAGATAGTAGAATAAAAGTTTATTATTATATTCCACCTAAAGTATGGATATGGGGAGAAAAAAGAGTAGAAAAACTTAAATTAGCTGATAAACTTCTTGTTATTTTTCCATGGGAATTAGAATTTTATAAAAATAAGAATATTGATGTAAAATATTATGGAAATCCTTTCATTGAAAAATATAAAAAAATAGAAAAAAAAGGGGAAAAAATTTTAATATTACCAGGAAGTAGAAAGCAAGAAATAACTAAAATATTACCTACTTTATTAAAAGTAGTAGATAAATTAAAAAATGAAAAATTTATTTTGAAATTAGCTAATAAAAAAAGTTTATCATATATAAAAAAAGATTTATCAAAATATCATAATTTAGAAGTAAGCTATGATGAACTTAATAATTGTATAAAAAAATCAAAATATGCTATAGCAACTTCAGGAACCGTAGTTTTAGAATTAGCATTATTGGGATTACCTGGTATAGTTGTTTATAAAACTTCAATTATTAATGAAATAATAGTACGATTATTTATTAAACTAAAATATGTTTCATTACCAAATCTTACTTTAAATGAAGAAGTATATCCAGAATTATTACAAAATAACTTTAATTTAGATAAAATAATAGAAAAAATAGAATATATAGAGAAGAATAAAAAAGAAATAAATAAAAAAATAAATGAAATAAGAAATAAATTAGGGGGCAAAAATATAGTGAAAAAATATGCCCAATATATAATTAATAATTAA
- the rph gene encoding ribonuclease PH: protein MKRDDGRTLNQLRKIKVTPNFIKHAEGSVLIECGETKVICNATVNENVPPFLRGKGTGWITAEYSMLPRATEDRNMRESVKGKLSGRTMEIQRLIGRSLRACIDLEQLGERTVILDCDVIQADGGTRTTSITGAYIALEIAIKKLLKEKKIKENPLKSQIAAISVGINKGQVMLDLKYTEDSTAEVDMNVIMNDKGELIEIQGTGEEATFTREELNQMLNVAEEGLKQIFELQKKYVEEAF from the coding sequence GTGAAAAGAGATGATGGAAGAACACTTAATCAATTAAGAAAAATAAAAGTTACACCTAATTTTATAAAACATGCTGAAGGTTCTGTTCTTATAGAATGTGGAGAAACAAAAGTAATATGTAATGCTACAGTAAATGAAAATGTACCACCTTTTTTAAGAGGGAAAGGTACTGGATGGATTACAGCTGAATATTCAATGTTACCAAGAGCTACAGAAGACAGAAATATGAGAGAATCAGTTAAGGGAAAATTATCGGGAAGAACTATGGAAATACAAAGATTAATAGGAAGATCTCTTAGAGCGTGTATTGATTTAGAACAATTAGGAGAAAGAACAGTTATTTTGGATTGTGATGTAATACAAGCTGATGGTGGGACAAGAACTACTTCTATTACAGGAGCTTATATAGCATTAGAAATAGCTATAAAAAAATTGTTAAAAGAAAAGAAAATAAAAGAAAACCCTTTAAAATCACAAATAGCAGCTATAAGTGTAGGAATAAATAAAGGACAAGTAATGTTAGATCTTAAATATACAGAAGATAGTACTGCTGAAGTTGATATGAATGTAATTATGAATGATAAAGGTGAATTAATAGAAATTCAAGGAACAGGCGAAGAGGCCACGTTTACTAGAGAAGAACTTAATCAAATGCTTAATGTAGCAGAAGAAGGATTAAAACAAATATTTGAATTACAAAAAAAATATGTAGAAGAGGCATTTTAA
- a CDS encoding XTP/dITP diphosphatase has protein sequence MKKIFLATKNKKKIEEIKTILSNYNIEIISINDGYDIPEVKEDGLTFMYNSQKKALEIAKYLNIITIADDSGLCVEALNGEPGVYSARYAGEDTDDKKNNEKLIKNLKKIDNRNAKFVCVVSIAKPDGTVKSYTGEVIGEIIDIPRGTNGFGYDPHFYYEPFDKTFAELTKEEKSKISHRGNALKLLKKDLVDFIK, from the coding sequence ATGAAAAAAATATTTTTAGCTACTAAAAATAAAAAAAAAATTGAGGAAATAAAAACGATATTATCAAATTATAATATAGAAATAATATCAATAAATGATGGATATGATATACCTGAAGTTAAAGAAGATGGACTTACATTTATGTATAATTCTCAAAAGAAAGCATTGGAAATAGCTAAATATTTAAATATAATAACTATTGCTGACGACTCTGGTCTTTGTGTGGAAGCATTAAATGGAGAACCAGGAGTATATTCTGCTAGATATGCAGGCGAAGATACAGATGATAAAAAAAATAATGAAAAATTAATTAAAAATCTAAAAAAAATAGATAATAGAAACGCAAAATTTGTATGTGTAGTAAGTATAGCAAAACCAGACGGAACAGTTAAATCATATACTGGAGAAGTTATAGGAGAGATAATTGATATACCAAGAGGAACAAATGGTTTTGGATATGACCCACATTTTTATTATGAACCTTTTGACAAAACATTTGCAGAATTAACAAAAGAAGAGAAATCAAAAATAAGCCATAGAGGAAATGCATTAAAATTATTGAAAAAAGATTTAGTTGATTTTATAAAATAA
- the hslU gene encoding ATP-dependent protease ATPase subunit HslU, producing the protein MLKDKFTPKKIVEELDKYIISQDEAKKNVAISLRNRYRRKQIVDKKLQIEITPKNIILIGPTGVGKTEIARRLAKVTDSPFIKVEATKFTEVGYVGKDVEAIIKDLVNLTYQNMKKRKIEELREEYLPIIYNKIAKKLKPYELLDEEKAKIIEEIKKGKYDEEKIEIERKPKFDIPVIEINASSPDEGLKNLFDSISPFGKKDNKKNIKVKNAIDYLLKELIDESIDTEEFIPEVLKKVEEDGIVFIDEIDKIAERESYSRGEVSRQGVQRDILPIIEGTTVITKFGPVKTDHILFIAAGAFSQSSPSDLMPELQGRFPVKVELKSLTKKDFIEILTKVDNNLLKQYIELLKVDGVELEFTKTAIEVIAEISIDLNTKVENIGARRLHTVLESVLKEIMFEAPFEKEKKIKLNRKDIEKVFDIKSDKENLNNYIL; encoded by the coding sequence ATGCTAAAAGATAAGTTCACACCAAAAAAAATTGTAGAAGAGCTAGATAAATATATAATCTCTCAAGATGAAGCAAAAAAAAATGTAGCAATATCTCTTAGAAATAGATATAGAAGAAAGCAGATAGTGGATAAAAAATTGCAAATAGAAATAACACCAAAAAATATAATTCTTATAGGGCCTACAGGAGTTGGTAAAACTGAGATAGCAAGAAGACTTGCAAAAGTAACGGATTCTCCATTTATAAAAGTAGAAGCAACAAAATTTACTGAAGTGGGTTATGTAGGAAAAGATGTAGAGGCAATAATTAAAGATCTTGTAAATTTAACTTATCAAAATATGAAAAAAAGAAAAATAGAAGAACTAAGAGAAGAGTATCTTCCTATTATTTACAATAAAATAGCAAAAAAATTAAAACCTTATGAGCTATTAGATGAAGAAAAAGCTAAAATTATTGAAGAGATAAAAAAAGGTAAGTATGATGAAGAAAAGATTGAAATAGAAAGAAAACCAAAATTTGATATACCTGTAATTGAAATAAATGCTAGTTCACCTGACGAAGGCTTAAAAAATTTATTTGATTCAATATCACCTTTTGGGAAAAAAGATAATAAAAAGAATATAAAAGTTAAAAATGCAATAGATTATTTATTAAAAGAATTAATTGATGAAAGTATAGATACAGAAGAATTTATTCCAGAAGTATTAAAGAAAGTAGAAGAGGATGGAATAGTTTTTATAGATGAAATAGATAAAATAGCAGAAAGAGAATCATATAGTAGAGGGGAAGTTTCAAGACAAGGAGTTCAAAGAGATATATTACCTATTATAGAGGGTACCACAGTTATTACAAAATTTGGACCAGTGAAAACAGATCATATATTATTTATAGCGGCTGGAGCTTTTTCACAATCAAGTCCTAGTGACCTTATGCCTGAATTACAAGGAAGATTTCCAGTAAAAGTAGAATTAAAAAGTTTAACTAAAAAAGATTTTATTGAAATACTTACTAAAGTAGATAATAATTTATTAAAACAATATATAGAATTGTTAAAAGTAGATGGAGTAGAGCTTGAATTTACTAAAACAGCAATAGAAGTAATAGCAGAAATATCAATTGATTTAAATACTAAAGTAGAAAATATAGGAGCGAGAAGATTACATACTGTATTAGAAAGTGTATTAAAAGAGATAATGTTTGAAGCACCTTTTGAAAAAGAGAAAAAAATAAAATTGAATAGAAAAGATATAGAAAAAGTTTTTGATATAAAATCAGATAAAGAAAATCTAAATAATTATATTTTATGA
- the smc gene encoding chromosome segregation protein SMC yields MYLKSLEINGFKSFSEKIEIEFIKGITSIVGPNGSGKSNILDAILWVLGEQSYKSIRAKESRDVIFHSANKSKNFAEVVLEIDNTDRQLKIDENIIKVSRKLFKDGKNEYRINGNKVRLKDISELFLDTGVGKSAYSVIGQGKVERIISSSTKEIRDIIEEAAGVKKIKLRKEEAEKKLEKVKNEIEKIGYVETELFKNYKTLELQSQKATKYLDIKNELDKYKKFIYTNEKKELENQYKEYTIELKEIEKSINRNDKLFKKEEKDLENINNYRQEINNIIEKNNNENKNLRKYIGDIKNQITLFSERKSNYNKEIEENEIVEKKLIEKIRKLEEERIELKESIAIIEKEIIKKLEVNKEYEEELNNKRTFLKNKELNLNFLKEKSMNLELEKIKYQNDIETSDKKVKSIENRINELRKEYEKNNNELSIINKEKEELEEKIENLKKLFEECIENKNKEKEELEEKIKEKEILLKEKNEIIFLNNNYISKYENLKKLEKNNEGFIKGVKELTNQKIFGVYGPLISLIEVEEKYQKAIEAALGGSFQDVVVKNSEVAKQCVKFLKKNKIGRASFLPLDILKFKEHNFNENIEGVIGIASKLVKYDKEIENAVKYTLSRILVVDNLDNSLKILKSKNFKFNIVTLDGEYLSSSGRISGGMSLKSNSSLIFERRREIKKLEKIIEKNKLLIESKEKKLENKLNKISISTEKIKEYDIKKENIKEEAERIKLEKNEYEVEKIKLEKSISILKYEIDDLKENLKEFTNLKEISNKKIKIVEKNLVDINNNIENLKEEIKKISDEIEKYEIENSDKQIEIYSKKERVRQDKNVLEKLELEIKENQLELEEKRNKIKNLKLNYEDLKTRLVNLHRKLEENAANLVVDEEKLEKYRKELLNLEKKEKELIISIKNYEKELFKLENSKINLIDRKNKIESYILNVKEKLKEIKNVEYIEYKKDVKSIKKEIYKLEIELKSMGNVNLLAIKEYEEVKKRYDFLLEQKNDLLGSKEKLKNIIKEIENNIVNNFLNAYKSINKNFGYMCKEILNNSIGKLELTDKENLLESGVELIVKFANKKSQTLTLLSGGEKSMVAVALIMAIFMYKPSPFTFFDEIEAALDDTNTKRLLNKLKDFTDKSQFILITHNKQTMKESDVLYGVTMDKKIGESKILSVSM; encoded by the coding sequence ATGTACTTAAAAAGCTTAGAAATTAATGGATTTAAATCATTTTCAGAAAAAATAGAAATAGAATTTATAAAAGGTATAACTTCGATAGTAGGACCTAATGGTAGCGGGAAATCTAATATATTAGATGCAATATTATGGGTATTGGGAGAACAATCCTATAAATCAATACGTGCAAAAGAAAGTCGAGACGTTATATTTCACAGCGCTAATAAAAGTAAAAACTTTGCAGAAGTAGTATTAGAGATTGACAATACGGATAGGCAATTAAAAATAGATGAAAATATAATTAAAGTAAGCAGAAAGCTTTTTAAAGATGGTAAAAATGAATATAGAATCAATGGAAATAAAGTTAGATTAAAAGATATTTCAGAATTATTTTTAGATACAGGAGTTGGAAAATCAGCTTATTCAGTAATAGGGCAAGGAAAAGTAGAAAGAATAATATCTTCATCTACAAAAGAGATAAGAGATATTATAGAAGAAGCTGCAGGAGTAAAAAAAATAAAGCTTCGAAAAGAGGAAGCTGAAAAAAAACTTGAAAAAGTAAAAAATGAAATAGAAAAAATAGGTTATGTAGAAACAGAACTTTTTAAAAATTATAAAACACTTGAATTACAATCACAAAAAGCTACGAAATATTTAGATATAAAAAATGAATTAGATAAATATAAAAAATTTATATATACAAATGAAAAGAAAGAACTCGAAAATCAATATAAAGAATATACAATTGAGTTAAAAGAGATAGAGAAAAGTATCAATAGAAATGATAAACTTTTTAAAAAAGAAGAAAAAGATTTAGAAAATATAAATAATTATCGACAAGAGATAAATAATATTATTGAAAAAAATAATAATGAAAATAAAAATTTAAGAAAATATATTGGAGATATAAAAAATCAAATAACTCTTTTTAGTGAAAGAAAAAGTAATTATAATAAAGAAATTGAAGAAAATGAAATAGTAGAAAAAAAATTAATAGAAAAAATTAGAAAATTGGAAGAAGAAAGAATTGAATTAAAAGAATCTATTGCTATAATTGAAAAAGAAATAATAAAAAAATTAGAGGTAAACAAAGAATATGAAGAAGAATTAAATAATAAAAGAACATTTTTAAAAAATAAGGAGTTAAATTTAAATTTTTTAAAAGAAAAAAGTATGAATCTTGAATTAGAAAAAATAAAATATCAAAATGATATAGAAACAAGTGATAAAAAAGTCAAATCAATTGAAAATAGAATAAATGAATTAAGAAAAGAATATGAAAAAAATAATAATGAATTATCAATTATAAATAAAGAAAAAGAGGAATTAGAAGAAAAAATAGAAAATTTAAAAAAGCTATTTGAAGAGTGTATAGAAAATAAAAATAAAGAAAAAGAAGAATTAGAAGAAAAGATAAAAGAAAAAGAAATTTTATTAAAAGAAAAAAATGAGATTATCTTTTTAAATAATAATTATATATCTAAATATGAAAATTTAAAAAAATTAGAAAAAAATAACGAGGGATTTATAAAAGGAGTAAAAGAACTAACAAATCAAAAAATATTTGGAGTATATGGTCCGCTAATATCCCTTATAGAAGTAGAGGAGAAATATCAAAAAGCAATAGAGGCAGCATTAGGGGGTAGTTTTCAAGATGTAGTTGTAAAAAATAGTGAAGTAGCAAAACAATGTGTTAAATTTTTAAAAAAAAATAAAATAGGAAGAGCTTCTTTTTTACCATTAGATATATTAAAATTTAAAGAACATAATTTTAATGAAAATATAGAAGGGGTTATTGGAATTGCAAGTAAATTAGTAAAATATGATAAAGAAATAGAAAATGCAGTGAAATATACACTTTCTAGAATATTAGTTGTAGACAATCTCGATAATAGTTTAAAAATATTAAAATCTAAAAATTTTAAATTTAACATAGTAACTTTAGATGGTGAATATTTGTCATCAAGTGGAAGAATAAGCGGTGGAATGAGTCTAAAATCTAATAGTTCACTTATATTTGAAAGAAGAAGAGAAATAAAAAAATTAGAAAAAATAATAGAGAAAAATAAATTGCTTATAGAAAGCAAAGAAAAAAAATTAGAAAATAAACTTAATAAAATAAGTATATCAACAGAAAAAATTAAAGAGTATGATATAAAAAAAGAAAATATAAAAGAAGAAGCAGAAAGAATTAAATTAGAAAAAAATGAATATGAAGTAGAAAAAATTAAACTTGAAAAAAGTATATCTATCTTAAAATATGAAATAGATGATTTAAAAGAAAATTTAAAAGAATTTACAAATTTAAAAGAAATTTCTAATAAAAAAATAAAAATAGTAGAAAAAAATTTGGTAGATATAAATAATAATATAGAAAATTTAAAAGAAGAAATAAAAAAAATAAGTGATGAAATAGAAAAATATGAAATAGAAAATTCAGATAAACAAATAGAAATATATAGTAAAAAAGAAAGGGTACGACAAGATAAGAATGTATTAGAGAAACTAGAATTAGAGATTAAAGAAAATCAACTTGAATTAGAAGAAAAAAGAAATAAAATAAAAAATTTGAAATTAAATTATGAGGATTTAAAAACTAGATTAGTTAATTTACACAGAAAACTAGAAGAAAATGCTGCAAATTTAGTAGTAGATGAAGAAAAATTAGAAAAATATAGAAAGGAGCTTTTAAATTTAGAAAAAAAAGAAAAAGAACTTATAATTTCTATAAAAAATTATGAAAAAGAGTTATTTAAATTAGAAAATTCTAAAATAAATTTAATAGATAGAAAAAATAAAATAGAAAGTTATATATTAAATGTAAAAGAAAAATTAAAAGAAATAAAAAATGTAGAATATATAGAATATAAAAAAGATGTAAAATCTATAAAAAAAGAGATATATAAATTAGAAATTGAATTGAAATCTATGGGGAATGTAAATCTTTTAGCAATAAAAGAATACGAAGAGGTAAAAAAAAGGTATGATTTTTTATTAGAGCAAAAAAATGATCTTTTAGGAAGTAAAGAAAAATTAAAAAACATTATAAAAGAGATTGAAAATAATATTGTAAATAATTTTTTAAATGCATATAAGTCTATTAATAAAAATTTTGGATATATGTGTAAAGAGATTCTTAATAATTCTATTGGGAAATTAGAATTAACAGATAAAGAAAATTTATTAGAAAGTGGAGTTGAACTTATTGTTAAATTTGCTAATAAAAAATCGCAAACATTAACTTTGTTATCAGGTGGAGAGAAATCAATGGTTGCAGTTGCTTTAATAATGGCTATATTTATGTATAAGCCAAGTCCGTTTACATTTTTTGATGAAATTGAAGCAGCTCTTGATGATACAAATACAAAAAGACTATTAAATAAATTAAAAGATTTTACAGATAAATCACAATTTATATTAATTACACATAATAAGCAAACAATGAAAGAATCAGATGTTTTATATGGTGTCACAATGGATAAAAAAATAGGTGAATCAAAAATATTAAGTGTATCTATGTAA